In one Hoplias malabaricus isolate fHopMal1 chromosome X1, fHopMal1.hap1, whole genome shotgun sequence genomic region, the following are encoded:
- the LOC136675766 gene encoding elongin-C gives MDCEEKTYGGCEGPDAMYVKLISSDGHEFIVKREHALTSGTIKAMLSGPGQFAENETNEVNFREIPSHVLSKVCMYFTYKVRYTNSSTEIPEFPIAPEIALELLMAANFLDC, from the exons ATGG ACTGTGAAGAGAAGACATATGGTGGCTGTGAAGGGCCAGATGCAATGTATGTGAAGCTGATCTCATCTGATGGCCATGAATTCATTGTGAAGAGAGAACATGCTTTGACTTCAGGAACAATTAAAGCCATGCTAAGTGGTCCTG GTCAGTTTGCTGAAAATGAAACGAATGAAGTCAATTTCAGAGAAATCCCCTCTCATGTCCTGTCTAAAGTCTGCATGTATTTCACTTACAAAGTTCGTTACACCAACAGCTCCACAGAAATCCCAGAATTCCCTATTGCTCCAGAGATAGCCCTGGAACTTCTGATGGCTGCAAACTTCTTGGATTGTTAA